A stretch of the Oenococcus sp. UCMA 16435 genome encodes the following:
- a CDS encoding phosphatase PAP2 family protein, translating into MIVRMPRYLKKTGIISAGIFFLLLVSVGIKLGIIIGIDKWLTASLGSDSFSFGDTIMTIVTALGSPLATFIYAVVIAGLLYFSNLRIPAIWVLTTYISGLAVGEILKVAVGRVRPTGHLASGYAFPSNHALTTFIVITIIFVLILPNLSSTRLQIWFGWGTITFGLLLLEAVIYLQDHYLSDVIAGAALGIAWVTLWVWLYEKYAKPLHDRIPVLKYDAV; encoded by the coding sequence ATGATTGTTAGGATGCCAAGATATTTGAAAAAGACCGGGATCATTTCGGCCGGGATTTTCTTTCTGCTGCTAGTTTCGGTCGGCATTAAACTTGGAATTATTATCGGTATTGACAAATGGTTAACAGCTTCTTTGGGAAGTGATAGTTTTTCGTTTGGTGACACAATCATGACGATCGTGACAGCACTAGGTTCACCTTTGGCAACTTTTATTTATGCAGTGGTCATTGCCGGCTTACTCTATTTTTCTAATTTACGCATCCCAGCAATTTGGGTTCTTACTACATACATTAGCGGATTAGCAGTTGGCGAAATATTAAAAGTTGCAGTTGGTCGTGTACGGCCGACTGGCCATTTGGCTTCCGGATATGCTTTTCCATCGAACCATGCATTAACAACTTTTATTGTAATTACAATTATTTTTGTTCTAATTCTGCCAAATCTTTCATCAACTCGTTTACAAATTTGGTTTGGCTGGGGAACGATAACATTTGGTCTATTGTTATTGGAAGCAGTCATATATCTGCAGGACCATTATTTAAGCGACGTGATCGCTGGAGCAGCTCTAGGAATTGCCTGGGTAACTCTTTGGGTCTGGCTTTATGAAAAATACGCCAAGCCTTTACACGATAGAATTCCGGTATTAAAATACGATGCCGTATAA
- a CDS encoding LacI family transcriptional regulator gives MNKKVTIKELAQKTGLSTTTVSQILNGKGSRFSDKNIKKVLAFRDQLHYVPNSAARNLSNKTDKTIGVLVPTISNPFFSEFLQLIENYSDSKTHVIMIGLDGDRSQLYSAIEGLIAQGVDGLIVAVAVEESSKVNDLLRENWIPYIVLDQNSTKDSDFIATDDFHGGQLVAHYLYELGHHKFSVVVPDTESMTYNINLRLNGFVETCRDVGVDKDNIQILETKFSKHGGQNVVPNIISFKPTAIFTLSDELAIGVLGGIYDQGLKVPDNYSLVGYDDTDYAEFINPKLTTVRQPISLLAKYALEMLENRISDSELKQQIRAVDVELIIRDSTKKI, from the coding sequence ATGAATAAGAAAGTGACAATCAAAGAACTTGCCCAAAAGACCGGTTTGTCAACAACTACTGTCAGCCAAATTTTGAATGGCAAAGGATCACGTTTCTCAGATAAAAATATTAAAAAAGTTTTAGCTTTTCGCGATCAGTTACATTATGTCCCCAATTCAGCAGCTAGAAATCTCAGTAATAAAACCGATAAAACGATCGGAGTTTTAGTTCCAACTATTTCAAATCCTTTTTTTAGTGAATTTCTGCAATTAATTGAAAATTACTCAGATTCGAAAACCCACGTTATTATGATTGGTCTCGATGGGGATCGCAGCCAGCTCTATTCAGCGATTGAAGGTTTAATAGCTCAGGGGGTTGATGGTTTGATTGTGGCCGTTGCAGTGGAGGAAAGTTCTAAGGTTAACGACCTTTTAAGGGAAAACTGGATCCCTTATATTGTTCTGGATCAAAATAGTACTAAAGACTCCGATTTTATTGCAACCGATGACTTTCACGGTGGACAATTAGTAGCACACTATTTATATGAATTGGGTCATCATAAATTTAGTGTTGTTGTGCCGGATACAGAATCGATGACTTACAATATAAATCTTCGTTTGAATGGTTTTGTCGAAACATGCCGGGATGTAGGAGTCGACAAAGATAATATTCAAATCCTCGAAACGAAATTCAGTAAACACGGTGGCCAAAATGTTGTGCCGAATATTATTTCTTTTAAGCCAACCGCTATTTTTACATTAAGTGACGAATTAGCAATCGGGGTTCTTGGAGGCATTTATGATCAGGGCTTAAAAGTTCCGGACAATTATTCTTTGGTTGGTTATGATGATACGGATTATGCAGAATTTATAAATCCAAAACTAACAACGGTTAGGCAACCAATATCTTTATTAGCTAAGTATGCTTTGGAAATGTTGGAAAATAGAATTTCCGATTCAGAACTAAAACAACAAATAAGAGCCGTCGATGTTGAATTAATTATCCGTGATTCAACGAAGAAAATTTAA
- the rbsK gene encoding ribokinase, translating into MEERIIEKQAKKIVVLGSLNVDTIQHLNKLPKRGETIHLSELTSAPGGKGANQAVAAARQGADVSFIGAVGNDTNGRFMKQTLSDNKIDVAHIVTKPVPTGSAYIMLESDGNNTILVYGGANMQVSVEDVEAASSLIESADAIITQFETPISAAIKAFEIAKRKNVLTILNPAPAQKIDPKLLSISDFVTPNETEAQVLIDQKIQFTKDSLNSAALSFEKLGVKSTLITLGEHGSFYKVGQQEGIIPSFKVKAIDTTAAGDTFIGSFTANLKSDLSNLTDALIWATRSSSLTVQKAGALPSIPTFEEVETAMK; encoded by the coding sequence TTGGAGGAGAGAATCATCGAAAAACAAGCCAAAAAAATTGTTGTTCTTGGGTCGTTAAATGTTGATACAATTCAACATTTAAATAAGCTGCCAAAAAGAGGCGAAACGATTCACTTAAGTGAATTGACAAGCGCTCCGGGAGGAAAAGGAGCAAATCAAGCGGTTGCGGCCGCTCGTCAAGGAGCTGATGTTAGTTTTATTGGGGCTGTTGGCAATGACACCAATGGCCGTTTTATGAAGCAGACTTTATCTGACAACAAAATTGATGTAGCACACATTGTTACAAAACCGGTGCCGACCGGTTCAGCCTATATTATGCTCGAGTCCGATGGAAATAATACGATTCTTGTTTATGGTGGGGCGAATATGCAGGTCAGTGTTGAAGACGTTGAGGCTGCAAGCAGTTTGATAGAATCGGCAGATGCGATTATTACCCAATTTGAAACGCCAATCAGTGCGGCTATTAAAGCTTTTGAAATTGCCAAAAGAAAAAATGTTTTAACTATTTTAAATCCGGCACCGGCTCAAAAAATTGATCCAAAATTATTGAGTATTTCTGATTTTGTCACCCCAAATGAAACTGAAGCGCAAGTTTTAATTGATCAGAAAATTCAATTTACAAAAGATTCTTTAAACAGTGCAGCTCTTTCTTTTGAAAAACTTGGTGTCAAGAGTACTTTGATTACGCTTGGCGAGCATGGATCTTTTTACAAAGTTGGTCAACAAGAGGGAATAATACCTAGCTTTAAAGTGAAGGCTATTGATACGACAGCCGCCGGTGATACTTTTATTGGATCCTTTACTGCCAACTTGAAATCGGATTTAAGCAATTTAACCGATGCACTAATCTGGGCGACCCGTAGTTCTTCTTTAACGGTTCAAAAAGCCGGCGCTTTACCATCGATTCCGACTTTTGAAGAAGTTGAAACCGCAATGAAATAA
- a CDS encoding chorismate mutase gives MSKTNLKKERWQINIINFFLIKLLYRRLLIVKRIGFKKRKIGQEIFDENREKEIKNHLLKEIPDQENIEYYQEIFDSILKSSRKVQKNLKKGKV, from the coding sequence ATGTCGAAAACTAATTTAAAAAAAGAACGCTGGCAGATCAACATAATTAATTTTTTTCTGATCAAACTACTTTACCGGCGTTTGTTAATCGTAAAAAGAATCGGTTTCAAGAAGCGAAAAATCGGCCAAGAAATTTTTGATGAAAACAGAGAAAAAGAAATTAAAAATCATTTGCTTAAAGAAATTCCCGATCAAGAAAACATTGAATATTATCAAGAAATTTTTGACAGTATTTTAAAGAGTTCAAGAAAAGTTCAAAAGAATTTGAAGAAAGGAAAAGTTTAA
- the aroC gene encoding chorismate synthase: protein MIYLTAGESHGKELSGIIEGIPAGLKLSIEEINAKLHMRQEGYGRGNRQKIEKDEVFITAGVRHGLTLGSPISLTIKNYDHNNWLKIMDPFGISDDDNLLRQVKFPRPGHADLVGGMKYRHRDLRNVLERSSARETAMRVAIGAVCIQLLQQLDIQIIGYVRQIGPINLDMNNYLSANEINELVVKNDLRAIDSENVDAVHKLIDQTKRDGDTLGGIVRVVADNLPAGLGSYTSYDEKLDAKLSSAVMEVNAFKGVEIGDAFANSAKTGKEVMDQIFWNEEQGWYRNTDHLGGFEGGMTNGMPIIINAAMKPIPTQYKPLHSVDVDEKTENHANVERSDVTAITAASLVIESVVAIELAKVLLDTFDSSSFTRLKEQLYRYREEIKEY from the coding sequence ATGATTTATTTAACCGCCGGCGAATCTCATGGAAAAGAATTATCAGGAATTATTGAGGGGATTCCAGCTGGATTGAAATTATCAATTGAAGAAATCAATGCAAAACTGCATATGCGTCAAGAGGGATATGGTCGAGGAAACCGACAAAAAATCGAGAAGGACGAGGTTTTTATTACTGCCGGTGTTCGTCACGGCTTGACATTAGGATCGCCGATTTCTCTAACGATTAAAAATTACGACCATAATAATTGGCTAAAAATTATGGATCCATTCGGGATTTCCGATGACGATAATCTTTTGCGGCAAGTTAAATTTCCACGACCGGGTCATGCTGATTTAGTTGGTGGCATGAAATACCGTCATCGTGATTTAAGAAACGTTTTGGAACGTTCATCAGCTCGCGAAACAGCCATGCGTGTGGCGATTGGAGCAGTTTGTATTCAACTTCTTCAACAGCTTGACATACAAATTATTGGATATGTTCGTCAAATCGGGCCGATTAACTTGGATATGAATAATTACCTATCTGCCAATGAAATAAATGAACTTGTTGTTAAAAACGATTTACGGGCAATTGATAGTGAAAACGTTGATGCCGTTCATAAATTAATTGATCAAACAAAAAGAGATGGTGACACTCTTGGCGGAATTGTACGAGTTGTTGCCGATAATTTGCCTGCTGGCTTGGGAAGCTATACGAGTTACGACGAGAAACTGGATGCAAAATTGTCCTCGGCAGTCATGGAAGTCAATGCCTTTAAAGGGGTTGAAATTGGTGACGCTTTTGCTAATTCTGCTAAAACCGGCAAGGAAGTTATGGACCAAATTTTTTGGAACGAAGAACAAGGCTGGTATCGCAATACTGACCACTTGGGTGGTTTTGAAGGAGGAATGACTAACGGGATGCCAATTATCATAAACGCTGCAATGAAGCCGATTCCGACCCAATATAAGCCTCTTCATAGTGTTGACGTCGATGAAAAAACTGAGAATCATGCAAATGTTGAACGTTCCGATGTGACTGCGATTACCGCAGCTTCACTTGTTATCGAGTCGGTTGTAGCGATCGAGTTAGCCAAAGTACTTTTAGATACTTTTGATTCCTCTAGTTTTACTCGTTTAAAGGAACAACTTTATCGATACCGCGAAGAAATTAAGGAATATTAA
- the aroA gene encoding 3-phosphoshikimate 1-carboxyvinyltransferase codes for MKNLKTKQFQGLHGSLVIPGDKSISHRSIMVASISKGSSRIKHFSNSADCFSTLNAFSNLGIEIKKDGKDLIVLGSGLNGFKAPKKALDMGNSGTTTRLLLGLLAGQNFNTRLIGDASLNKRPMRRVTNPLTEIGGKFSLTETGTLPITVIGHRTLRAFNYHLPVASAQVKSALIFSALQADKPSIIVEKEATRNHSEIMLNNFGASIRTKGLNIIVTPRPELRGQNITIPGDISSAAFFMVAASLLPNSNICLKGVGLNPTRIGVISILKRMNADIEVNKISNQSEIYGDIIIRSSKLYAVEITAREIPNVIDELPILALAASLAKGRTIISGAGELRVKETDRIAVVTSELKKLGAQIQEKDDGMVIDGCAKLRAIKTNLDTHGDHRIGMMLAIAALLVDIPKGTVTLNNPESIKVSYPDFFEDLNHLLINPDRKM; via the coding sequence ATGAAAAATCTTAAAACAAAACAATTCCAGGGATTACATGGAAGCCTAGTTATTCCCGGTGACAAAAGTATTTCCCATCGATCGATTATGGTTGCTTCGATTAGTAAAGGAAGCAGCAGGATAAAACATTTCTCTAACTCCGCTGATTGTTTTTCAACTTTGAATGCTTTTTCAAATTTGGGAATTGAAATTAAAAAAGATGGCAAAGATTTAATTGTTCTCGGATCTGGTTTAAATGGTTTTAAGGCTCCCAAAAAAGCTTTAGATATGGGAAACTCTGGAACAACAACTCGTTTACTTCTTGGCCTGCTAGCTGGTCAGAATTTTAATACTCGCCTGATCGGGGATGCTTCTTTAAACAAACGGCCAATGCGTCGTGTGACAAATCCACTAACTGAAATCGGGGGAAAATTCTCGCTTACTGAAACTGGTACACTTCCAATTACTGTGATTGGCCATCGGACTCTTAGAGCTTTTAATTATCATTTACCGGTCGCCAGTGCCCAAGTTAAAAGTGCTTTGATTTTTTCTGCCCTGCAAGCTGACAAGCCTTCGATAATTGTCGAAAAAGAAGCAACACGTAATCATTCGGAAATAATGTTAAATAATTTTGGAGCCAGCATTAGAACGAAGGGTTTAAATATAATCGTTACACCGAGACCGGAACTGCGAGGCCAAAATATTACAATTCCTGGAGACATTTCTTCGGCGGCTTTTTTTATGGTTGCCGCAAGTCTTTTGCCAAACAGCAATATATGTCTCAAAGGAGTTGGCTTGAATCCGACTCGTATCGGCGTTATTTCAATTTTAAAACGGATGAATGCCGACATAGAGGTTAATAAAATTTCAAATCAATCTGAAATTTACGGGGACATCATTATTCGTTCTTCAAAGTTGTATGCCGTGGAAATTACTGCTAGAGAAATCCCGAACGTTATTGATGAATTACCAATTCTGGCTCTCGCTGCAAGTCTTGCCAAAGGACGAACGATTATTTCTGGTGCTGGGGAATTACGTGTAAAAGAAACCGACCGGATCGCGGTAGTGACATCCGAATTGAAAAAATTAGGGGCTCAAATTCAGGAAAAAGACGACGGAATGGTAATTGACGGTTGCGCAAAATTACGAGCGATAAAAACTAATTTGGATACACATGGAGATCATCGAATTGGTATGATGCTGGCTATCGCAGCTTTGTTAGTTGATATTCCAAAGGGAACGGTTACTTTAAATAATCCTGAATCAATTAAAGTTTCTTATCCTGATTTCTTTGAGGACCTTAATCATTTGTTGATTAATCCCGATAGGAAAATGTGA
- a CDS encoding shikimate kinase, with protein sequence MAKLILIGFMGSGKTTIGYQLAKKLSIPQLDLDALIVQQTNQSINDIFAEAGEKYFRKVETRALKKAIDRNVILSTGGGTPINKINRILLKSVGAPIVFLSTEFGTIEKRINQDNNRPLVKKTNEFRRRYIKRYRVYHALADIEIITDGKKPEVIVETILEKLL encoded by the coding sequence ATGGCCAAATTGATTTTGATTGGTTTTATGGGTAGCGGAAAAACAACAATCGGTTATCAACTCGCCAAAAAACTATCTATTCCTCAATTGGATTTGGATGCTTTGATTGTCCAACAAACTAATCAATCGATTAATGATATTTTTGCTGAAGCTGGTGAAAAATATTTTCGGAAAGTAGAAACAAGAGCTTTAAAAAAGGCAATTGATCGAAACGTTATTTTATCAACTGGTGGTGGTACGCCAATTAATAAAATAAATCGAATTCTTTTAAAATCGGTTGGTGCACCAATTGTTTTTTTGAGTACAGAATTTGGGACAATTGAAAAAAGAATTAATCAGGATAATAATCGACCTTTAGTTAAAAAAACAAATGAATTTAGGCGGCGTTATATAAAACGTTATCGTGTTTACCATGCTTTAGCTGATATCGAAATTATTACTGATGGCAAAAAACCAGAAGTGATAGTTGAAACTATTCTGGAAAAACTGCTATAA
- the rihC gene encoding ribonucleoside hydrolase RihC translates to MNVIIDMDPGIDDAVALSVLLNNANFKVQLITTVAGNVTVDKTTKNALKIADFFNSKVPIAAGASQPLVKTFEDAARIHGESGMEGYDFPESVRQPLQQSAVEAWHNILSQSEEKITLILTGSYTNFALWFREYPKDAVKIDRVIAMGGSLSVGNMTSAAEFNVFTDPEAARILLSSNLPVTMIGLDVTLKALVNRDWIKTIASLNESGEMLASLISHYNDWHVDGWPIHDVNTIDYLLHPEFYKSNKLWIDIVTEGPAIGETVADIRGAYHQGKTNATVVTDINAAAFRNWLKQEISLMVR, encoded by the coding sequence ATGAATGTAATTATTGATATGGATCCTGGAATCGATGATGCAGTTGCTTTGTCAGTTCTTTTAAATAATGCCAACTTTAAGGTCCAACTAATCACCACGGTTGCTGGCAATGTAACAGTTGATAAGACGACTAAGAATGCTCTGAAAATTGCTGATTTTTTTAATTCTAAAGTTCCTATTGCGGCAGGAGCTAGCCAGCCTTTGGTTAAAACTTTCGAGGACGCTGCTCGAATTCATGGTGAATCGGGAATGGAGGGCTATGATTTTCCGGAAAGTGTTCGTCAGCCACTGCAGCAATCAGCCGTTGAGGCTTGGCATAATATTCTTAGCCAATCGGAAGAGAAAATTACTTTAATTTTGACTGGATCATATACAAATTTTGCCTTGTGGTTTCGTGAATATCCAAAGGACGCTGTCAAAATTGATCGTGTGATTGCAATGGGCGGTTCACTATCTGTTGGCAATATGACCAGTGCTGCCGAATTTAATGTTTTTACTGATCCGGAAGCAGCAAGAATTTTATTGAGTTCTAATCTGCCAGTAACGATGATTGGTTTGGATGTTACTTTAAAAGCACTTGTCAATCGAGACTGGATTAAAACGATTGCTTCTTTAAATGAATCTGGAGAAATGCTTGCTTCCTTGATTTCTCATTATAACGACTGGCATGTTGATGGTTGGCCGATTCATGATGTAAATACAATTGATTATTTATTACATCCTGAATTTTATAAATCCAATAAGTTATGGATCGATATCGTGACTGAAGGCCCAGCGATTGGAGAAACGGTTGCCGACATTCGAGGTGCATACCACCAGGGTAAGACAAACGCGACAGTTGTAACTGATATTAATGCTGCTGCATTTCGTAATTGGCTAAAACAGGAGATATCTTTGATGGTAAGATAA
- the hflX gene encoding GTPase HflX produces the protein MTAQLFNTEKTKEKVILTAIENQKNSHDFDYAIEEFKNLALADNLEVADILTQKYDRPNAATYFGKGKVEELKELVIARDAQLVISNDDLTATQIRNLEKMIGAGVRVVDRTGLILDIFAARAKTRIAKLQVRLAQKQYQLPRLHTSLANDLDQQAGAGGGSFTSRGSGETKLELNRRTIEDQISQIKTELKSLLASSTIQRKQRDNSGLKRVALVGYTNAGKSTWMNRIIEQYSQIVDDLEEKKVFEKDMLFATLDSTVRSVRLPNKRQFLLSDTVGFVSNLPHNLVASFQSTLEEASNADLLVQIVDISDPHYRDMLATTSKTLQQIGAKQIPMITIFNKADKAKLNYPERSGENLIASALDGKSLDAFIDLLNKKLFADLKEVELLIPFDQGSILSQLIQDNQVLRQEYNDKGTKIVVELPEAKIKRYEKFVNV, from the coding sequence TTGACAGCTCAATTATTTAATACAGAAAAAACAAAAGAAAAAGTCATTTTAACTGCAATTGAAAATCAAAAAAATTCGCATGATTTTGATTATGCAATTGAAGAATTTAAAAATCTTGCTTTGGCCGATAATTTAGAAGTTGCAGATATTTTAACGCAAAAATATGATCGTCCCAACGCGGCTACCTATTTTGGCAAAGGCAAGGTTGAAGAATTAAAAGAGCTTGTAATTGCAAGAGATGCTCAGCTGGTTATTTCAAACGATGATTTAACAGCGACTCAAATTAGAAATCTTGAAAAAATGATTGGTGCCGGTGTCCGTGTAGTTGATCGAACAGGCCTGATTCTTGACATCTTTGCAGCTCGGGCAAAAACAAGAATCGCTAAATTACAAGTTCGTTTAGCCCAAAAACAATATCAGTTGCCTCGTCTGCATACTTCTTTGGCTAATGATTTGGATCAACAGGCTGGAGCTGGCGGAGGATCTTTTACCAGTCGTGGGTCCGGTGAAACTAAGCTTGAATTAAATCGACGGACGATTGAAGATCAGATTTCACAAATCAAAACAGAATTAAAATCCCTGTTGGCTTCTTCGACTATTCAACGCAAACAGCGTGATAATTCCGGTCTTAAAAGGGTTGCTTTAGTTGGTTATACCAATGCTGGAAAATCGACTTGGATGAACCGGATCATTGAACAATATTCTCAAATTGTTGATGATTTGGAAGAAAAAAAAGTCTTTGAAAAAGATATGTTGTTTGCTACCTTGGATTCAACGGTTCGGTCTGTTCGTTTGCCTAATAAGCGGCAATTTTTGTTGTCCGATACGGTTGGGTTTGTTTCAAATTTACCGCATAATCTAGTTGCGAGTTTTCAATCGACTTTGGAAGAAGCGAGCAATGCTGACTTACTTGTCCAAATTGTCGATATTTCTGATCCTCATTATCGGGATATGTTGGCGACAACTTCGAAAACACTTCAACAAATCGGTGCCAAACAAATTCCAATGATTACAATTTTTAATAAAGCTGATAAGGCCAAACTTAATTATCCAGAACGCAGTGGAGAAAATTTGATTGCCAGTGCACTGGATGGAAAATCTTTGGATGCATTTATCGATTTGTTGAATAAAAAACTCTTCGCTGATTTAAAAGAAGTTGAACTGCTTATACCTTTTGACCAAGGATCTATTCTCAGCCAACTGATTCAGGATAACCAGGTTTTGCGACAAGAATATAATGATAAAGGAACGAAGATTGTTGTGGAATTGCCGGAAGCGAAGATTAAACGGTACGAAAAATTTGTTAATGTTTGA
- a CDS encoding NAD(P)H-hydrate epimerase: protein MTTIYISSKQAHSFDDYTINKIGVPSSVLMERAALAVCQRLLESRNFNLKKVLVVAGTGNNGGDGIAIARMLYLKQVPVKIYLLGDREKVSKDTQTQLKIAENYGVPFVSDIDDLGSYTTIVDAIFGVGLSRDVTGKIAGIVDFINNSPAAVMAVDVPTGLSADNGHIMGTAVKAAETVTMSYNKLGLITETGRKFSGVVTVAEIGIYDPQLLE from the coding sequence ATGACAACGATTTATATTTCTTCAAAACAAGCGCATAGCTTTGATGACTATACAATCAATAAAATTGGTGTTCCGTCATCGGTTTTAATGGAGCGGGCAGCCTTGGCAGTTTGCCAAAGACTTTTGGAAAGCAGAAATTTTAATTTAAAAAAGGTTCTCGTTGTTGCCGGAACCGGCAACAACGGTGGAGATGGAATTGCAATTGCTCGAATGCTGTACTTAAAACAAGTGCCGGTAAAAATTTACCTACTTGGTGATCGAGAAAAAGTATCCAAAGATACTCAAACTCAATTAAAAATTGCCGAAAATTATGGCGTTCCATTTGTTTCCGACATAGACGATCTCGGTTCTTATACAACAATTGTTGACGCTATTTTCGGGGTTGGCTTATCAAGAGATGTAACTGGTAAAATAGCAGGGATTGTTGATTTCATTAATAATAGTCCAGCCGCAGTGATGGCTGTTGATGTGCCCACTGGTCTTAGTGCTGATAACGGTCATATTATGGGAACTGCTGTTAAAGCTGCAGAAACAGTTACTATGTCATATAACAAGCTGGGTTTGATTACGGAAACTGGTCGTAAATTTTCCGGAGTAGTAACGGTTGCCGAAATTGGTATTTATGATCCTCAATTATTAGAATAG
- a CDS encoding L-glyceraldehyde 3-phosphate reductase, translating to MYQASKNRYDKMLYRRVGDSGLELSALGLGLWHNFGSVDSFENQKSIIHEAFDLGITYFDLANNYGPVPGSAEKNFGRIISEDMKSYRDEMVIASKAGYEMWSGPYGNWGSRKSIIASADQSLKRLGIDYVDIFYSHRPDPKTPFEETALALDQLVREGKALYIGVSNYNGVQTEKISKIFEDLKTPFIIEQPRYNMFNRQVEKDLFPILKEKHKAAVSFSSLSQGLLTNKYLNGIPKNSRAEKTSSPFLQEKQVKATIETVRKLNEIAADRQQSLAEMALAWNLRIPEIACVLIGASRPEQLLDNIKALDNLVFSDHELLEIDSILAEQTEIDWSHD from the coding sequence ATGTATCAGGCATCCAAAAATAGATATGACAAAATGCTTTACAGACGTGTCGGCGACAGCGGCCTTGAGCTTTCGGCACTAGGATTGGGCTTGTGGCACAATTTTGGCAGTGTTGATTCTTTTGAGAATCAAAAGTCTATCATCCATGAAGCTTTTGACCTTGGTATCACTTATTTTGATTTGGCAAATAATTACGGTCCTGTTCCAGGGAGCGCTGAAAAGAATTTTGGACGTATTATTTCAGAAGATATGAAGTCCTATCGAGATGAAATGGTCATAGCCAGCAAAGCCGGCTATGAGATGTGGTCCGGTCCATATGGAAACTGGGGATCTCGTAAAAGCATTATTGCTAGTGCTGACCAAAGTCTCAAACGGTTGGGCATTGATTACGTAGATATTTTTTATTCTCATCGTCCTGATCCAAAAACACCTTTTGAAGAAACTGCTCTTGCACTGGACCAATTAGTAAGAGAGGGTAAGGCTCTTTATATTGGTGTTTCAAATTACAATGGTGTGCAGACAGAAAAAATTAGTAAAATTTTTGAAGATCTGAAAACACCTTTTATTATCGAACAGCCGAGATACAACATGTTTAATCGCCAAGTCGAAAAAGATTTATTCCCAATTTTAAAAGAAAAACATAAGGCAGCTGTCAGTTTTAGTTCCTTGTCACAAGGTCTTTTAACAAATAAATATTTAAACGGAATTCCAAAAAATTCTCGAGCTGAAAAAACTTCCAGTCCCTTTCTTCAGGAAAAACAAGTTAAGGCAACAATTGAAACCGTTAGGAAGTTAAACGAAATAGCAGCCGATCGACAACAAAGCTTAGCTGAAATGGCCCTTGCTTGGAATTTAAGAATTCCTGAAATAGCATGTGTTTTAATCGGCGCAAGCCGACCTGAACAGTTGCTTGATAATATAAAAGCACTTGATAATCTTGTTTTTTCTGATCACGAATTATTGGAAATTGATAGTATTTTAGCGGAACAGACTGAAATTGATTGGTCCCACGATTAA